In the genome of Streptacidiphilus rugosus AM-16, one region contains:
- a CDS encoding ArsR/SmtB family transcription factor — MVPGAAAPASAVDAQSAPAALDVPAAAALDAADAERVASTLQALATPSRLRILSRLRQGPCTPKELAADVRMEQSSCSHQLRLLRNLGLVARERQGRSVVYALYDDHVSALLDQAVYHVAHLRVGD; from the coding sequence ATGGTCCCCGGAGCCGCCGCCCCCGCTTCCGCCGTCGACGCGCAGTCCGCGCCCGCGGCGCTCGACGTGCCCGCCGCCGCGGCGCTCGACGCCGCCGACGCGGAGCGGGTGGCGAGCACGCTGCAGGCCCTGGCGACCCCGTCGCGGCTGCGGATCCTCTCCCGGCTGCGGCAGGGGCCCTGCACGCCCAAGGAGCTGGCGGCGGACGTCCGGATGGAGCAGTCGTCCTGCTCGCACCAGCTGCGGCTGCTGCGCAACCTGGGCCTGGTCGCGCGCGAGCGGCAGGGCAGGTCCGTCGTGTACGCGCTCTACGACGACCACGTCTCAGCCCTGCTCGACCAGGCCGTCTACCACGTCGCCCACCTCCGCGTGGGCGACTGA
- a CDS encoding P1 family peptidase, whose product MTATTGALANALTDVPGFRVGHAQRVGEGWLTGVSVVLAPEGGAVAGVEVRGGGPGTRETDALDPRNLVPRVDAVVLSGGSAFGLDAAGGVVGWLEEQGRGFRVGTEPTQVVPVVPAAALFDLGRGGDWRARPDAALGRQAAQAAASAVVQGNVGAGTGAVAGGLKGGIGTASLRLPSGITVGALVAVNAVGSAVDPVSGELYAARFGEPGEFPALALSPQDGPPAERPGALNTTLAVVATDVALTKAQAHKLAGTAHDGLARALRPVHLLSDGDTVFALASGARPLPAPEGDPAFAVHAEAGALNEIFAAAADVVTRAIGHAMLAAESVGGFRSFRDMCANQPNSG is encoded by the coding sequence GTGACGGCTACGACAGGTGCACTCGCCAACGCGCTCACCGACGTGCCCGGGTTCAGGGTCGGGCACGCCCAGCGGGTGGGGGAGGGGTGGCTGACCGGGGTCAGCGTCGTGCTCGCGCCGGAGGGGGGCGCCGTCGCGGGCGTGGAGGTGCGCGGGGGCGGGCCGGGGACGCGGGAGACGGACGCGCTGGATCCGCGCAACCTCGTGCCGCGGGTGGACGCGGTCGTCCTCTCGGGCGGCAGCGCCTTCGGGCTGGACGCCGCGGGCGGGGTGGTCGGGTGGTTGGAGGAGCAGGGCCGGGGGTTCAGGGTCGGGACGGAGCCGACGCAGGTCGTGCCGGTCGTCCCCGCCGCCGCGCTCTTCGACCTGGGCCGGGGCGGCGACTGGCGGGCACGCCCCGACGCGGCCCTTGGCCGTCAAGCCGCCCAGGCCGCCGCGTCCGCGGTCGTCCAGGGCAACGTCGGCGCGGGGACCGGCGCCGTCGCCGGCGGGCTCAAGGGCGGGATCGGGACGGCGTCCCTGCGGCTGCCGTCCGGGATCACCGTCGGCGCGCTGGTCGCGGTCAACGCCGTCGGCTCGGCGGTGGACCCGGTGTCGGGGGAGCTCTACGCCGCCCGCTTCGGCGAGCCGGGTGAGTTCCCCGCGCTCGCCCTGTCGCCGCAGGACGGACCGCCCGCGGAGCGCCCCGGCGCGCTGAACACCACCCTCGCCGTCGTCGCCACCGACGTCGCCCTCACCAAGGCCCAGGCCCACAAGCTCGCGGGCACCGCCCACGACGGTCTGGCCCGCGCCCTGCGCCCGGTGCACCTGCTCTCCGACGGCGACACCGTCTTCGCCCTGGCCTCCGGGGCCCGCCCGCTGCCGGCGCCGGAAGGTGATCCGGCCTTTGCGGTCCATGCCGAGGCGGGGGCGCTCAACGAGATCTTCGCGGCCGCGGCGGACGTGGTCACCCGCGCCATCGGGCACGCCATGCTGGCGGCCGAGTCGGTGGGTGGGTTCCGTAGTTTTCGGGACATGTGTGCGAACCAGCCGAATAGCGGGTGA
- a CDS encoding VOC family protein gives MELTQIRLLVTDFPAVYRFYRDVVGLTPQFDAEQGPYAKLSPPGGSAAVALQQRDHVAALLTDAAIPPGEGLRALIALRVDDLEKACAELTERGAVVEPGPAPMGDRLLVAYLRDPEGNVVELQQWLALG, from the coding sequence ATGGAGCTCACGCAGATACGACTGCTGGTCACCGACTTTCCCGCCGTCTACCGGTTCTATCGCGACGTCGTCGGACTCACCCCCCAGTTCGATGCCGAGCAGGGTCCCTACGCCAAGCTCAGCCCGCCCGGCGGCAGCGCCGCCGTCGCCCTGCAGCAGCGCGACCACGTCGCCGCGCTGCTGACCGACGCCGCCATCCCGCCCGGCGAGGGCCTGCGCGCGCTGATCGCGTTGCGCGTGGACGACCTGGAGAAGGCCTGCGCGGAGCTGACCGAGCGCGGTGCCGTGGTCGAGCCCGGACCGGCGCCGATGGGCGACCGCCTGCTCGTGGCCTACCTGCGCGACCCCGAGGGCAACGTCGTCGAGCTCCAGCAGTGGCTGGCACTGGGCTGA